The Triticum aestivum cultivar Chinese Spring chromosome 7B, IWGSC CS RefSeq v2.1, whole genome shotgun sequence genome window below encodes:
- the LOC123156378 gene encoding citrate-binding protein, which yields MGKRLTPWISVLVVLSTLWHSCSPAAGADPTAGFTAVEITEDRFKLHKPYDLPQEQRYELRADGVRRFWVYCDDKPFHAGSPTKPRSEILLNITYSSGVWQFEGHGYVPAGTTGVSVMQVFGAAGPPRNTTLMLHVYGGRLVYYNDETKVVDGHIYDRWFRLNVVHDVQASALTVFIDGDERLVVPGYGGDFHYFKFGVYTQTNPSHYMESRWRDVKVYTKTSY from the exons ATGGGCAAGCGCTTGACGCCATGGATCAGTGTCTTGGTCGTGCTCTCGACGCTGTGGCACTCTTGCAGCCCGGCCGCTGGCGCCGACCCGACGGCCGGCTTCACCGCCGTCGAGATCACGGAGGACCGGTTCAAGCTCCACAAGCCGTACGACCTGCCGCAGGAGCAGCGCTACGAGCTCCGCGCCGACGGCGTGCGGCGGTTCTGGGTCTACTGCGACGACAAGCCCTTCCACGCCGGGAGCCCCACCAAGCCGCGCTCCGAGATCCTCCTCAAC ATAACGTACAGCTCCGGGGTGTGGCAGTTCGAGGGGCACGGCTACGTGCCGGCCGGCACCACGGGGGTGTCCGTGATGCAGGTGTTCGGCGCGGCAGGCCCGCCGCGGAACACGACGCTGATGCTGCACGTCTACGGCGGACGGCTCGTGTACTACAACGACGAGACCAAGGTGGTCGACGGCCACATCTACGACCGCTGGTTCAGGCTCAACGTGGTCCACGACGTCCAAGCTTCGGCCCTCACTGTGTTCATCGACGGCGACGAGAGGCTGGTCGTCCCAGGCTACGGCGGAGATTTCCACTACTTCAAGTTCGGAGTGTACACGCAGACGAACCCCTCGCACTACATGGAGTCGCGGTGGAGGGATGTCAAGGTCTACACCAAGACTTCCTACTGA